In Oryza sativa Japonica Group chromosome 11, ASM3414082v1, the following are encoded in one genomic region:
- the LOC4349986 gene encoding protein kinase STUNTED isoform X6, with protein sequence MRLLVPDGARGGGGGGGGGLLPAAAASPAVGRGRRTVVVGIRRDAASRELLTWALVKVANAGDRIVALHVAAAAAAGGGGGGGGGAVGLEERSDAAEDSLVSVLAVYDGFCNLKQINLELKVCGGSSIRKTLVKEAASYGAAHLILGVAKNSLSFRSSSISVAKYCAKRVPTGCSVLAVNNGKILFHKDAVQQEPYHSASTMTETPRRSYRKLLTSVIGEKLRDECEQDNRSIFRAVTMPPSSPAPTREVSLALVPMKVHRRESPEVATGWSFLRKKFLPDRKPASHDRSKMSVVQWAMRLPSRYSSASPVCSEYRTTTPDGITSASRILRDRVAVPSRSNSGKSSVVIEELDNSSDKEIPEELIALREKFPSVYSTFSHSELAKITSDFSPECIVGQGGTSQVYKGCLENGKELAVKILKYSDEVLKEFVSEIEIVSSLSHKNIISLAGFCFKDTDLLLVYEYLRRGSLEEILHGEKGCDNLFGWTERFNVALGVAHALDYLHGSGNNRPVIHRDVKSSNILISQDFEPKLSDFGLALWDTDATSQITCNDVAGTFGYLAPEYFMHGKVNDKIDVYAFGVVLLELISGKKPLCTGCPKGQESLVMWANSIIQGGKLTQLVDPNLPTEDHANKVERMTLAASLCIRPTPQRRPHIAVVLKLLNGDNGILKWARSEVGLSYESDGDEPVVTLPENNRNIQSYINLAFDVDDDSASVSSNDFIAANTSLEEYLRGRWSRSSSFD encoded by the exons ATGCGGCTGCTTGTTcccgacggcgcgcgcggcggcggcggcggaggaggaggagggttgctcccggcggcggcggcgtcgccggcggtggggagggggaggaggacggtggtggtggggatCAGGAGGGACGCGGCGAGCCGCGAGCTGCTGACGTGGGCGCTCGTCAAGGTCGCCAATGCCGGGGACCGCATCGTCGCcctccacgtcgccgccgccgccgccgccg gaggaggaggaggaggaggaggaggagcggtgggATTGGAGGAGAGGAGCGACGCGGCGGAGGACTCGCTGgtgtcggtgctcgccgtgtaCGACGGCTTCTGCAACCTCAAGCAG ATTAATTTGGAGCTCAAGGTCTGTGGAGGATCATCTATCCGGAAAACTCTGGTGAAAGAAGCGGCTTCCTACGGCGCTGCGCATCTCATCCTTGGTGTTGCGAAGAATTCTCTATCTTTTAG ATCCTCCTCCATTTCTGTTGCCAAGTACTGTGCAAAGAGGGTTCCTACTGGATGCTCGGTTCTTGCAGTGAACAACGGCAAGATTCTTTTTCATAAAGATGCAGTACAGCAAGAACCATACCATAGTGCTAGCACAA TGACAGAGACACCAAGGAGGAGTTACCGGAAGCTCCTGACTTCTGTGATTGGGGAGAAACTTCGGGATGAGTGTGAACAAGATAACAGGTCCATTTTCCGGGCTGTCACCATGCCACCAAGCTCTCCGGCACCAACGAGAGAAGTTTCATTGGCATTAGTCCCAATGAAGGTTCACCGTCGTGAATCACCAGAAGTGGCAACTGGCTGGTCCTTCCTTAGGAAGAAGTTCCTGCCTGACAGAAAACCTGCCTCGCATGACAGATCGAAGATGTCCGTGGTGCAGTGGGCAATGCGGCTACCTAGTAGGTATTCGTCAGCTTCACCAGTCTGTTCAGAGTACAGAACCACAACACCAGATGGCATCACAAGTGCTAGTCGTATTTTGCGTGACCGGGTGGCTGTCCCTTCGAGAAGCAATTCAGGAAAGTCTTCTGTGGTGATCGAGGAATTGGATAATTCCTCGGATAAAGAAATTCCAGAGGAGTTGATTGCACTCAGAGAAAAATTCCCTTCCGTTTATTCTACCTTCAGTCACAGCGAGCTTGCAAAGATCACTTCTGATTTCTCACCTG AGTGTATAGTTGGACAAGGTGGCACTAGCCAAGTTTACAAAGGTTGCTTAGAAAATGGCAAGGAATTGGCAGTAAAGATCTTGAAGTATTCCGATGAAGTGCTGAAGGAGTTCGTCTCAGAGATTGAGATTGTCAGCTCCCTCAGCCACAAGAACATTATATCGCTTGCCGGTTTCTGCTTCAAGGACACTGACCTTCTGTTGGTGTACGAGTACTTGCGAAGAGGCAGTCTGGAAGAGATACTGCATG GTGAGAAAGGATGTGACAACTTATTCGGATGGACCGAGAGGTTCAATGTGGCCCTTGGAGTTGCTCATGCACTAGATTATCTCCATGGTAGTGGCAACAATCGTCCAGTGATCCATAGGGATGTCAAGTCATCAAACATCCTCATCTCACAGGATTTTGAGCCAAAG TTATCAGATTTTGGCCTCGCGCTCTGGGACACTGATGCAACATCGCAGATCACATGCAACGATGTTGCTGGAACTTTCGG ATACTTGGCTCCAGAATATTTCATGCATGGCAAGGTGAATGACAAAATTGATGTATACGCTTTTGGTGTCGTCCTTCTTGAACTCATTTCAGGCAAGAAACCGCTTTGCACTGGTTGTCCGAAAGGTCAGGAGAGCCTAGTGATGTGG GCAAACTCCATCATACAGGGAGGAAAACTCACACAACTTGTGGATCCTAACTTGCCTACAGAGGACCATGCCAACAAAGTGGAGAGGATGACCCTTGCTGCTTCCCTCTGCATCAGACCAACACCTCAACGCCGTCCTCACATTGCAGTT GTTCTGAAGCTACTTAACGGCGACAATGGTATTCTGAAGTGGGCTAGATCAGAAGTAGGATTGTCATACGAGAGCGATGGTGATGAACCTGTGGTTACACTGCCAGAGAATAACCGCAACATCCAGTCCTACATCAATCTTGCATTCGATGTCGATGACGATTCTGCCTCTGTCAGCAGCAACGATTTCATCGCTGCGAACACTTCCCTGGAAGAGTATTTACGAGGAAGATGGAGCCGATCGTCGAGCTTTGATTGA
- the LOC4349986 gene encoding protein kinase STUNTED isoform X4, whose translation MRLLVPDGARGGGGGGGGGLLPAAAASPAVGRGRRTVVVGIRRDAASRELLTWALVKVANAGDRIVALHVAAAAAAGGGGGGGGGAVGLEERSDAAEDSLVSVLAVYDGFCNLKQINLELKVCGGSSIRKTLVKEAASYGAAHLILGVAKNSLSFSRSSSISVAKYCAKRVPTGCSVLAVNNGKILFHKDAVQQEPYHSASTMTETPRRSYRKLLTSVIGEKLRDECEQDNRSIFRAVTMPPSSPAPTREVSLALVPMKVHRRESPEVATGWSFLRKKFLPDRKPASHDRSKMSVVQWAMRLPSRYSSASPVCSEYRTTTPDGITSASRILRDRVAVPSRSNSGKSSVVIEELDNSSDKEIPEELIALREKFPSVYSTFSHSELAKITSDFSPECIVGQGGTSQVYKGCLENGKELAVKILKYSDEVLKEFVSEIEIVSSLSHKNIISLAGFCFKDTDLLLVYEYLRRGSLEEILHGEKGCDNLFGWTERFNVALGVAHALDYLHGSGNNRPVIHRDVKSSNILISQDFEPKLSDFGLALWDTDATSQITCNDVAGTFGYLAPEYFMHGKVNDKIDVYAFGVVLLELISGKKPLCTGCPKGQESLVMWANSIIQGGKLTQLVDPNLPTEDHANKVERMTLAASLCIRPTPQRRPHIAVVLKLLNGDNGILKWARSEVGLSYESDGDEPVVTLPENNRNIQSYINLAFDVDDDSASVSSNDFIAANTSLEEYLRGRWSRSSSFD comes from the exons ATGCGGCTGCTTGTTcccgacggcgcgcgcggcggcggcggcggaggaggaggagggttgctcccggcggcggcggcgtcgccggcggtggggagggggaggaggacggtggtggtggggatCAGGAGGGACGCGGCGAGCCGCGAGCTGCTGACGTGGGCGCTCGTCAAGGTCGCCAATGCCGGGGACCGCATCGTCGCcctccacgtcgccgccgccgccgccgccg gaggaggaggaggaggaggaggaggagcggtgggATTGGAGGAGAGGAGCGACGCGGCGGAGGACTCGCTGgtgtcggtgctcgccgtgtaCGACGGCTTCTGCAACCTCAAGCAG ATTAATTTGGAGCTCAAGGTCTGTGGAGGATCATCTATCCGGAAAACTCTGGTGAAAGAAGCGGCTTCCTACGGCGCTGCGCATCTCATCCTTGGTGTTGCGAAGAATTCTCTATCTTTTAG TAGATCCTCCTCCATTTCTGTTGCCAAGTACTGTGCAAAGAGGGTTCCTACTGGATGCTCGGTTCTTGCAGTGAACAACGGCAAGATTCTTTTTCATAAAGATGCAGTACAGCAAGAACCATACCATAGTGCTAGCACAA TGACAGAGACACCAAGGAGGAGTTACCGGAAGCTCCTGACTTCTGTGATTGGGGAGAAACTTCGGGATGAGTGTGAACAAGATAACAGGTCCATTTTCCGGGCTGTCACCATGCCACCAAGCTCTCCGGCACCAACGAGAGAAGTTTCATTGGCATTAGTCCCAATGAAGGTTCACCGTCGTGAATCACCAGAAGTGGCAACTGGCTGGTCCTTCCTTAGGAAGAAGTTCCTGCCTGACAGAAAACCTGCCTCGCATGACAGATCGAAGATGTCCGTGGTGCAGTGGGCAATGCGGCTACCTAGTAGGTATTCGTCAGCTTCACCAGTCTGTTCAGAGTACAGAACCACAACACCAGATGGCATCACAAGTGCTAGTCGTATTTTGCGTGACCGGGTGGCTGTCCCTTCGAGAAGCAATTCAGGAAAGTCTTCTGTGGTGATCGAGGAATTGGATAATTCCTCGGATAAAGAAATTCCAGAGGAGTTGATTGCACTCAGAGAAAAATTCCCTTCCGTTTATTCTACCTTCAGTCACAGCGAGCTTGCAAAGATCACTTCTGATTTCTCACCTG AGTGTATAGTTGGACAAGGTGGCACTAGCCAAGTTTACAAAGGTTGCTTAGAAAATGGCAAGGAATTGGCAGTAAAGATCTTGAAGTATTCCGATGAAGTGCTGAAGGAGTTCGTCTCAGAGATTGAGATTGTCAGCTCCCTCAGCCACAAGAACATTATATCGCTTGCCGGTTTCTGCTTCAAGGACACTGACCTTCTGTTGGTGTACGAGTACTTGCGAAGAGGCAGTCTGGAAGAGATACTGCATG GTGAGAAAGGATGTGACAACTTATTCGGATGGACCGAGAGGTTCAATGTGGCCCTTGGAGTTGCTCATGCACTAGATTATCTCCATGGTAGTGGCAACAATCGTCCAGTGATCCATAGGGATGTCAAGTCATCAAACATCCTCATCTCACAGGATTTTGAGCCAAAG TTATCAGATTTTGGCCTCGCGCTCTGGGACACTGATGCAACATCGCAGATCACATGCAACGATGTTGCTGGAACTTTCGG ATACTTGGCTCCAGAATATTTCATGCATGGCAAGGTGAATGACAAAATTGATGTATACGCTTTTGGTGTCGTCCTTCTTGAACTCATTTCAGGCAAGAAACCGCTTTGCACTGGTTGTCCGAAAGGTCAGGAGAGCCTAGTGATGTGG GCAAACTCCATCATACAGGGAGGAAAACTCACACAACTTGTGGATCCTAACTTGCCTACAGAGGACCATGCCAACAAAGTGGAGAGGATGACCCTTGCTGCTTCCCTCTGCATCAGACCAACACCTCAACGCCGTCCTCACATTGCAGTT GTTCTGAAGCTACTTAACGGCGACAATGGTATTCTGAAGTGGGCTAGATCAGAAGTAGGATTGTCATACGAGAGCGATGGTGATGAACCTGTGGTTACACTGCCAGAGAATAACCGCAACATCCAGTCCTACATCAATCTTGCATTCGATGTCGATGACGATTCTGCCTCTGTCAGCAGCAACGATTTCATCGCTGCGAACACTTCCCTGGAAGAGTATTTACGAGGAAGATGGAGCCGATCGTCGAGCTTTGATTGA
- the LOC4349986 gene encoding protein kinase STUNTED isoform X5 — protein MRLLVPDGARGGGGGGGGGLLPAAAASPAVGRGRRTVVVGIRRDAASRELLTWALVKVANAGDRIVALHVAAAAAAAGGGGGGGGGAVGLEERSDAAEDSLVSVLAVYDGFCNLKQINLELKVCGGSSIRKTLVKEAASYGAAHLILGVAKNSLSFRSSSISVAKYCAKRVPTGCSVLAVNNGKILFHKDAVQQEPYHSASTMTETPRRSYRKLLTSVIGEKLRDECEQDNRSIFRAVTMPPSSPAPTREVSLALVPMKVHRRESPEVATGWSFLRKKFLPDRKPASHDRSKMSVVQWAMRLPSRYSSASPVCSEYRTTTPDGITSASRILRDRVAVPSRSNSGKSSVVIEELDNSSDKEIPEELIALREKFPSVYSTFSHSELAKITSDFSPECIVGQGGTSQVYKGCLENGKELAVKILKYSDEVLKEFVSEIEIVSSLSHKNIISLAGFCFKDTDLLLVYEYLRRGSLEEILHGEKGCDNLFGWTERFNVALGVAHALDYLHGSGNNRPVIHRDVKSSNILISQDFEPKLSDFGLALWDTDATSQITCNDVAGTFGYLAPEYFMHGKVNDKIDVYAFGVVLLELISGKKPLCTGCPKGQESLVMWANSIIQGGKLTQLVDPNLPTEDHANKVERMTLAASLCIRPTPQRRPHIAVVLKLLNGDNGILKWARSEVGLSYESDGDEPVVTLPENNRNIQSYINLAFDVDDDSASVSSNDFIAANTSLEEYLRGRWSRSSSFD, from the exons ATGCGGCTGCTTGTTcccgacggcgcgcgcggcggcggcggcggaggaggaggagggttgctcccggcggcggcggcgtcgccggcggtggggagggggaggaggacggtggtggtggggatCAGGAGGGACGCGGCGAGCCGCGAGCTGCTGACGTGGGCGCTCGTCAAGGTCGCCAATGCCGGGGACCGCATCGTCGCcctccacgtcgccgccgccgccgccgccg caggaggaggaggaggaggaggaggaggagcggtgggATTGGAGGAGAGGAGCGACGCGGCGGAGGACTCGCTGgtgtcggtgctcgccgtgtaCGACGGCTTCTGCAACCTCAAGCAG ATTAATTTGGAGCTCAAGGTCTGTGGAGGATCATCTATCCGGAAAACTCTGGTGAAAGAAGCGGCTTCCTACGGCGCTGCGCATCTCATCCTTGGTGTTGCGAAGAATTCTCTATCTTTTAG ATCCTCCTCCATTTCTGTTGCCAAGTACTGTGCAAAGAGGGTTCCTACTGGATGCTCGGTTCTTGCAGTGAACAACGGCAAGATTCTTTTTCATAAAGATGCAGTACAGCAAGAACCATACCATAGTGCTAGCACAA TGACAGAGACACCAAGGAGGAGTTACCGGAAGCTCCTGACTTCTGTGATTGGGGAGAAACTTCGGGATGAGTGTGAACAAGATAACAGGTCCATTTTCCGGGCTGTCACCATGCCACCAAGCTCTCCGGCACCAACGAGAGAAGTTTCATTGGCATTAGTCCCAATGAAGGTTCACCGTCGTGAATCACCAGAAGTGGCAACTGGCTGGTCCTTCCTTAGGAAGAAGTTCCTGCCTGACAGAAAACCTGCCTCGCATGACAGATCGAAGATGTCCGTGGTGCAGTGGGCAATGCGGCTACCTAGTAGGTATTCGTCAGCTTCACCAGTCTGTTCAGAGTACAGAACCACAACACCAGATGGCATCACAAGTGCTAGTCGTATTTTGCGTGACCGGGTGGCTGTCCCTTCGAGAAGCAATTCAGGAAAGTCTTCTGTGGTGATCGAGGAATTGGATAATTCCTCGGATAAAGAAATTCCAGAGGAGTTGATTGCACTCAGAGAAAAATTCCCTTCCGTTTATTCTACCTTCAGTCACAGCGAGCTTGCAAAGATCACTTCTGATTTCTCACCTG AGTGTATAGTTGGACAAGGTGGCACTAGCCAAGTTTACAAAGGTTGCTTAGAAAATGGCAAGGAATTGGCAGTAAAGATCTTGAAGTATTCCGATGAAGTGCTGAAGGAGTTCGTCTCAGAGATTGAGATTGTCAGCTCCCTCAGCCACAAGAACATTATATCGCTTGCCGGTTTCTGCTTCAAGGACACTGACCTTCTGTTGGTGTACGAGTACTTGCGAAGAGGCAGTCTGGAAGAGATACTGCATG GTGAGAAAGGATGTGACAACTTATTCGGATGGACCGAGAGGTTCAATGTGGCCCTTGGAGTTGCTCATGCACTAGATTATCTCCATGGTAGTGGCAACAATCGTCCAGTGATCCATAGGGATGTCAAGTCATCAAACATCCTCATCTCACAGGATTTTGAGCCAAAG TTATCAGATTTTGGCCTCGCGCTCTGGGACACTGATGCAACATCGCAGATCACATGCAACGATGTTGCTGGAACTTTCGG ATACTTGGCTCCAGAATATTTCATGCATGGCAAGGTGAATGACAAAATTGATGTATACGCTTTTGGTGTCGTCCTTCTTGAACTCATTTCAGGCAAGAAACCGCTTTGCACTGGTTGTCCGAAAGGTCAGGAGAGCCTAGTGATGTGG GCAAACTCCATCATACAGGGAGGAAAACTCACACAACTTGTGGATCCTAACTTGCCTACAGAGGACCATGCCAACAAAGTGGAGAGGATGACCCTTGCTGCTTCCCTCTGCATCAGACCAACACCTCAACGCCGTCCTCACATTGCAGTT GTTCTGAAGCTACTTAACGGCGACAATGGTATTCTGAAGTGGGCTAGATCAGAAGTAGGATTGTCATACGAGAGCGATGGTGATGAACCTGTGGTTACACTGCCAGAGAATAACCGCAACATCCAGTCCTACATCAATCTTGCATTCGATGTCGATGACGATTCTGCCTCTGTCAGCAGCAACGATTTCATCGCTGCGAACACTTCCCTGGAAGAGTATTTACGAGGAAGATGGAGCCGATCGTCGAGCTTTGATTGA
- the LOC4349986 gene encoding protein kinase STUNTED isoform X3, whose protein sequence is MRLLVPDGARGGGGGGGGGLLPAAAASPAVGRGRRTVVVGIRRDAASRELLTWALVKVANAGDRIVALHVAAAAAAAAGGGGGGGGGAVGLEERSDAAEDSLVSVLAVYDGFCNLKQINLELKVCGGSSIRKTLVKEAASYGAAHLILGVAKNSLSFRSSSISVAKYCAKRVPTGCSVLAVNNGKILFHKDAVQQEPYHSASTMTETPRRSYRKLLTSVIGEKLRDECEQDNRSIFRAVTMPPSSPAPTREVSLALVPMKVHRRESPEVATGWSFLRKKFLPDRKPASHDRSKMSVVQWAMRLPSRYSSASPVCSEYRTTTPDGITSASRILRDRVAVPSRSNSGKSSVVIEELDNSSDKEIPEELIALREKFPSVYSTFSHSELAKITSDFSPECIVGQGGTSQVYKGCLENGKELAVKILKYSDEVLKEFVSEIEIVSSLSHKNIISLAGFCFKDTDLLLVYEYLRRGSLEEILHGEKGCDNLFGWTERFNVALGVAHALDYLHGSGNNRPVIHRDVKSSNILISQDFEPKLSDFGLALWDTDATSQITCNDVAGTFGYLAPEYFMHGKVNDKIDVYAFGVVLLELISGKKPLCTGCPKGQESLVMWANSIIQGGKLTQLVDPNLPTEDHANKVERMTLAASLCIRPTPQRRPHIAVVLKLLNGDNGILKWARSEVGLSYESDGDEPVVTLPENNRNIQSYINLAFDVDDDSASVSSNDFIAANTSLEEYLRGRWSRSSSFD, encoded by the exons ATGCGGCTGCTTGTTcccgacggcgcgcgcggcggcggcggcggaggaggaggagggttgctcccggcggcggcggcgtcgccggcggtggggagggggaggaggacggtggtggtggggatCAGGAGGGACGCGGCGAGCCGCGAGCTGCTGACGTGGGCGCTCGTCAAGGTCGCCAATGCCGGGGACCGCATCGTCGCcctccacgtcgccgccgccgccgccgccg cagcaggaggaggaggaggaggaggaggaggagcggtgggATTGGAGGAGAGGAGCGACGCGGCGGAGGACTCGCTGgtgtcggtgctcgccgtgtaCGACGGCTTCTGCAACCTCAAGCAG ATTAATTTGGAGCTCAAGGTCTGTGGAGGATCATCTATCCGGAAAACTCTGGTGAAAGAAGCGGCTTCCTACGGCGCTGCGCATCTCATCCTTGGTGTTGCGAAGAATTCTCTATCTTTTAG ATCCTCCTCCATTTCTGTTGCCAAGTACTGTGCAAAGAGGGTTCCTACTGGATGCTCGGTTCTTGCAGTGAACAACGGCAAGATTCTTTTTCATAAAGATGCAGTACAGCAAGAACCATACCATAGTGCTAGCACAA TGACAGAGACACCAAGGAGGAGTTACCGGAAGCTCCTGACTTCTGTGATTGGGGAGAAACTTCGGGATGAGTGTGAACAAGATAACAGGTCCATTTTCCGGGCTGTCACCATGCCACCAAGCTCTCCGGCACCAACGAGAGAAGTTTCATTGGCATTAGTCCCAATGAAGGTTCACCGTCGTGAATCACCAGAAGTGGCAACTGGCTGGTCCTTCCTTAGGAAGAAGTTCCTGCCTGACAGAAAACCTGCCTCGCATGACAGATCGAAGATGTCCGTGGTGCAGTGGGCAATGCGGCTACCTAGTAGGTATTCGTCAGCTTCACCAGTCTGTTCAGAGTACAGAACCACAACACCAGATGGCATCACAAGTGCTAGTCGTATTTTGCGTGACCGGGTGGCTGTCCCTTCGAGAAGCAATTCAGGAAAGTCTTCTGTGGTGATCGAGGAATTGGATAATTCCTCGGATAAAGAAATTCCAGAGGAGTTGATTGCACTCAGAGAAAAATTCCCTTCCGTTTATTCTACCTTCAGTCACAGCGAGCTTGCAAAGATCACTTCTGATTTCTCACCTG AGTGTATAGTTGGACAAGGTGGCACTAGCCAAGTTTACAAAGGTTGCTTAGAAAATGGCAAGGAATTGGCAGTAAAGATCTTGAAGTATTCCGATGAAGTGCTGAAGGAGTTCGTCTCAGAGATTGAGATTGTCAGCTCCCTCAGCCACAAGAACATTATATCGCTTGCCGGTTTCTGCTTCAAGGACACTGACCTTCTGTTGGTGTACGAGTACTTGCGAAGAGGCAGTCTGGAAGAGATACTGCATG GTGAGAAAGGATGTGACAACTTATTCGGATGGACCGAGAGGTTCAATGTGGCCCTTGGAGTTGCTCATGCACTAGATTATCTCCATGGTAGTGGCAACAATCGTCCAGTGATCCATAGGGATGTCAAGTCATCAAACATCCTCATCTCACAGGATTTTGAGCCAAAG TTATCAGATTTTGGCCTCGCGCTCTGGGACACTGATGCAACATCGCAGATCACATGCAACGATGTTGCTGGAACTTTCGG ATACTTGGCTCCAGAATATTTCATGCATGGCAAGGTGAATGACAAAATTGATGTATACGCTTTTGGTGTCGTCCTTCTTGAACTCATTTCAGGCAAGAAACCGCTTTGCACTGGTTGTCCGAAAGGTCAGGAGAGCCTAGTGATGTGG GCAAACTCCATCATACAGGGAGGAAAACTCACACAACTTGTGGATCCTAACTTGCCTACAGAGGACCATGCCAACAAAGTGGAGAGGATGACCCTTGCTGCTTCCCTCTGCATCAGACCAACACCTCAACGCCGTCCTCACATTGCAGTT GTTCTGAAGCTACTTAACGGCGACAATGGTATTCTGAAGTGGGCTAGATCAGAAGTAGGATTGTCATACGAGAGCGATGGTGATGAACCTGTGGTTACACTGCCAGAGAATAACCGCAACATCCAGTCCTACATCAATCTTGCATTCGATGTCGATGACGATTCTGCCTCTGTCAGCAGCAACGATTTCATCGCTGCGAACACTTCCCTGGAAGAGTATTTACGAGGAAGATGGAGCCGATCGTCGAGCTTTGATTGA